A section of the Candidatus Poribacteria bacterium genome encodes:
- a CDS encoding BamA/TamA family outer membrane protein, translating to MGSRLVSIARSMKRHDISARSTHLEKMYPLKLRRMKKGNTGLTLNSRGGFNSCQLPVTSYQLPVTSYWRILHWRLETSLLTTNILIAIVLLCCFFVQSVGAQELDAPNQKQIAKIEYYIGTTPVEETTEQLNILRNQTVVYVGDVLSRYAIGQSIKALYATQQYSQIQVYTQDRSGSLVLTYHLTPFAHIEQIVLSGIPENEVKNAIERTIRSRTGEKYVPTIAKADGQRIREVCQTYGYFDAQVRVPDALTEAGALTYQITVGDASTIKELQFQDNAILSDNTLKEVCNFSRDFPIYNKSAVDSDVLSMLALYHKSNYPTATITTIFIPETGILQFHVNEGKEVRINFFSDAGELPLSLQDAFREDIVSLINTTASSIWERRIKSYFKAEGYHDTTVDEEILDASSIRLTINPGTRYVVKGITFSGNRAFSEAQLKREITMKPIGGFLRNLQADIARLLFQREQRRFFYEPKLDTDIHRLKILYGKAGYPNVLITTRLDKQNPNNRRIGEVVIHLTVIEEHKEMIHRCDISGNTALGTATLLKRLQRELPLPQPNASLARKAYGDAILKAYHEIGYIDAVVSNAYILETVAPVFQVTGNFSGPLAEGNLPPKIRTEFERHNLTLTGVGIAAYIGNRWSLQDIEGNPRYTLIQKTPDVPLAGFQTSPAESLPSVPHLEVYEHGVLHLTVETEGEQVVFGTFYFQGDTDVVKQHVLQREVAHLEEKLWTSEKLNSALQNLYGSGLFRSVQYERLAQSTRGTGSAQASEVMNAAVLRPRKINDVLIQVEKQKPRTYSVSSGYSFAEGFRGTLGLTDSNFLFNRNIRGRARARLGWRDELGYLFDATLTEPWLIGRTRGSLQVLAKKLEVDDNVRALQGSFILSRNVFESHHLDLRYSYRDLDQPVPPMQSLPAVRVGLPNPYGQSPFSTTVSSVRLSWTYDNRERYLNPTGGMLNDLTVEYAGGFLQGEISFIKTTTDTRYYQQLIGGLVLATGVRFGITTGLRSNRRAELISFERFWAGGGTTVRGYAERSLGPRDSTGIHRGDVQFIFNTELRFPIYWMVRGAFFFDAGNVWGSLADINTTQPLPTSVGAGLYFDLGALTAGVDYAIPLVSTPGALDPTRAFHVRLGSTF from the coding sequence GTGGGTTCACGTTTAGTTTCCATCGCCCGCTCGATGAAGAGGCACGATATATCAGCGCGGAGTACCCACTTGGAAAAAATGTATCCATTAAAATTGAGACGAATGAAAAAAGGGAACACGGGATTGACATTGAATTCAAGGGGCGGTTTTAATAGTTGTCAGTTACCAGTTACCAGTTACCAGTTACCAGTTACCAGTTACTGGCGAATTCTTCACTGGCGACTGGAAACTTCTTTACTGACAACTAATATACTGATTGCTATTGTATTGCTCTGCTGCTTTTTCGTGCAATCTGTAGGCGCGCAGGAATTGGATGCACCCAATCAAAAACAGATTGCCAAAATAGAGTACTACATTGGCACCACGCCTGTGGAAGAAACCACAGAACAACTCAATATACTTAGAAACCAGACAGTCGTATATGTTGGTGATGTCTTGTCTCGATATGCCATTGGGCAGAGCATTAAAGCACTCTACGCGACACAGCAGTATTCCCAAATTCAGGTATACACGCAGGATAGATCGGGGAGTCTTGTTTTAACGTACCACCTGACCCCTTTCGCCCACATCGAACAAATTGTGCTCTCCGGCATCCCTGAAAACGAAGTTAAGAACGCTATTGAGCGGACAATCCGTTCAAGGACGGGAGAAAAGTATGTGCCTACAATCGCCAAAGCCGATGGGCAACGCATTAGAGAGGTCTGTCAAACGTACGGGTACTTTGACGCTCAAGTCAGAGTCCCCGATGCACTCACGGAAGCCGGGGCGTTAACCTACCAAATCACCGTAGGAGACGCGTCAACCATCAAAGAATTGCAATTTCAGGACAATGCTATTCTTTCAGATAACACTCTCAAAGAGGTTTGTAACTTTAGCCGGGACTTCCCGATTTACAACAAATCCGCTGTGGATAGCGATGTATTATCCATGTTGGCACTTTACCATAAAAGCAATTATCCTACCGCTACCATCACCACAATCTTTATTCCTGAGACTGGTATTCTACAATTTCACGTCAACGAGGGAAAAGAAGTTCGGATTAATTTTTTTTCGGATGCCGGAGAACTTCCGTTATCACTTCAAGATGCGTTCAGAGAAGATATAGTTTCTCTCATAAACACCACCGCTTCTTCTATATGGGAACGCCGGATAAAATCCTATTTCAAAGCCGAAGGCTACCACGACACCACTGTAGATGAGGAAATACTGGATGCCTCCAGTATTCGGCTGACGATTAACCCGGGGACGCGTTATGTCGTCAAGGGCATCACTTTCTCGGGGAACAGAGCGTTTTCGGAGGCGCAACTGAAGCGTGAGATAACGATGAAACCCATCGGTGGATTCCTGCGAAACTTACAAGCGGACATCGCAAGGTTGTTATTTCAACGCGAACAGAGACGCTTTTTTTATGAACCCAAACTCGATACAGATATACATCGGCTCAAAATTTTATACGGAAAAGCCGGTTATCCGAACGTCCTCATCACGACGAGGCTTGATAAACAGAACCCAAACAACCGGCGTATCGGTGAAGTTGTGATACATCTCACCGTAATTGAAGAACATAAAGAGATGATCCATCGATGCGACATCAGTGGAAACACGGCGTTAGGGACTGCTACACTTCTGAAGCGTTTGCAGCGTGAACTCCCGCTCCCGCAGCCGAATGCCTCGCTTGCGCGGAAAGCCTACGGTGACGCAATCTTAAAAGCCTATCACGAAATCGGATACATTGATGCAGTGGTGAGTAACGCGTATATCTTAGAAACGGTAGCACCGGTTTTTCAAGTAACAGGCAATTTCTCAGGACCGCTTGCGGAAGGGAATCTCCCACCGAAAATCCGAACGGAATTCGAGAGACATAACCTTACGCTTACAGGCGTTGGCATAGCTGCTTATATCGGCAACCGCTGGAGCCTCCAAGACATTGAAGGGAACCCACGGTATACCCTTATACAAAAAACACCGGATGTGCCACTGGCGGGGTTTCAAACCTCGCCGGCAGAATCTTTGCCATCTGTTCCACATCTTGAGGTTTATGAACACGGGGTCCTGCACCTCACTGTGGAGACAGAAGGTGAACAGGTCGTGTTCGGTACCTTCTATTTTCAAGGGGACACAGACGTTGTAAAACAACATGTGCTTCAACGGGAGGTAGCACACCTTGAGGAGAAACTTTGGACCTCAGAAAAGTTAAACAGTGCCTTGCAAAATCTCTATGGTTCAGGACTTTTTCGGAGCGTCCAATATGAGCGTCTCGCGCAGTCTACCCGTGGTACAGGGAGTGCTCAGGCGTCCGAAGTTATGAATGCCGCTGTCCTTCGCCCGAGGAAAATCAACGATGTTTTAATACAGGTCGAAAAACAGAAACCGAGGACATACAGTGTGAGTAGTGGCTACAGTTTCGCAGAGGGGTTCCGCGGAACGTTAGGCTTGACGGACAGTAATTTTCTCTTTAATCGGAACATTCGAGGTCGCGCACGCGCCAGACTCGGATGGCGCGACGAATTAGGGTATCTCTTTGATGCAACGCTCACAGAACCGTGGTTGATTGGACGGACCCGGGGGAGTCTACAGGTGTTAGCCAAGAAGTTGGAGGTAGACGATAATGTCCGTGCCCTTCAAGGGAGTTTCATCCTTAGCAGAAACGTGTTTGAATCGCACCATCTCGATCTCAGATATAGCTACCGGGACTTGGACCAACCCGTTCCACCGATGCAAAGTCTCCCTGCTGTACGGGTTGGGTTACCCAACCCCTACGGTCAGAGTCCTTTCAGCACAACTGTGAGCAGTGTTCGACTCTCCTGGACCTACGACAACCGTGAGCGTTATTTGAATCCTACGGGTGGTATGTTGAACGATCTCACCGTTGAATACGCTGGCGGCTTCTTGCAGGGTGAAATCAGTTTTATTAAGACGACAACGGATACTCGATATTACCAACAACTTATCGGTGGACTTGTATTAGCGACCGGCGTCCGATTCGGGATCACGACGGGATTGCGCTCAAACCGTCGCGCGGAACTTATCTCTTTTGAGCGGTTTTGGGCAGGTGGCGGGACAACGGTTCGCGGTTATGCGGAACGCTCTCTGGGTCCCAGGGATAGTACAGGCATCCATCGCGGCGATGTGCAATTCATCTTTAACACGGAACTCCGCTTCCCCATCTATTGGATGGTTCGCGGGGCGTTCTTTTTTGATGCTGGTAACGTTTGGGGATCCTTAGCGGATATCAATACAACGCAACCGCTACCCACCTCTGTTGGTGCCGGGCTTTATTTCGATCTCGGTGCCCTCACCGCTGGCGTCGATTATGCGATCCCGCTTGTCTCCACACCGGGTGCGTTAGATCCCACGAGAGCTTTCCATGTGCGTCTTGGCAGTACTTTTTAA
- a CDS encoding TlyA family RNA methyltransferase has protein sequence MQRIDTFLVEHDLVESREQAKRLILAGAVCVNGNARIKPGQRIPADAKVVVQQQQKYVSRGGFKLEKALHTFDLNVQNRVALDVGASTGGFTDCLLQHGAKFVYAIDVGYGQLAWKLRTHPQVQPIEKTNIRHLTPALLRTSALNHTEDFASIAVIDVSFISLRTVLPSVIKLLRSFDPQLDSDTKLKSTSCGSKLSVVGHRLRGEPVKPESPLIDTPFDIIALLKPQFEAGKAYVKKGGIVPDKQVHIQTIDTLSAFVTEKLGATVRGLTYSPIHKDIGNIEYLLWLTVDGERTDSYQLQYTTVEVVEAAHAFFGG, from the coding sequence ATGCAACGAATAGATACTTTTCTGGTAGAGCACGATTTGGTAGAGAGTCGGGAACAGGCGAAACGGCTCATTCTCGCGGGGGCAGTGTGTGTTAACGGGAACGCCAGAATTAAGCCGGGGCAGCGTATTCCCGCCGATGCCAAGGTGGTCGTGCAGCAGCAACAAAAATATGTGAGCCGCGGTGGATTCAAGTTAGAAAAGGCGTTACACACTTTTGACCTAAACGTTCAAAATCGTGTTGCGCTTGATGTCGGTGCGTCAACAGGCGGATTCACCGATTGCCTCCTCCAGCACGGTGCGAAATTCGTCTATGCGATTGATGTTGGTTACGGGCAACTGGCGTGGAAACTGCGCACGCATCCACAGGTACAACCGATTGAGAAAACGAACATCCGGCACCTAACGCCGGCACTTCTAAGAACATCGGCGTTGAATCACACAGAAGACTTCGCCTCCATCGCTGTGATTGATGTCTCCTTTATCTCTTTGAGAACCGTCCTACCGAGTGTGATTAAACTTCTGAGGAGTTTTGATCCGCAACTCGACTCCGATACAAAACTTAAAAGCACGAGTTGCGGGTCAAAGTTATCGGTTGTTGGTCATCGGTTAAGAGGTGAACCTGTTAAACCGGAGTCTCCGTTAATCGACACCCCTTTTGACATTATCGCACTCTTGAAACCGCAATTTGAAGCCGGCAAAGCATACGTGAAAAAGGGTGGAATCGTGCCTGACAAACAGGTACATATCCAGACGATAGATACCCTCAGTGCTTTCGTTACGGAAAAACTCGGAGCCACAGTGAGAGGTCTCACCTATTCGCCAATCCATAAGGACATCGGGAATATTGAGTACTTACTTTGGCTTACGGTCGATGGTGAGCGCACGGATTCCTATCAACTCCAGTATACGACTGTTGAAGTTGTAGAAGCCGCGCATGCGTTTTTTGGGGGATAG